The genomic DNA CGCTCGGCGTGGCGCCGCAAATCCAGCTTGGACAGCACGGCAGAGCCGAGCTCCCACAGCTTGATGGAGGGCGCGTAGCTGCCGCTCTCTTCGTCGCGCAGCACGAAGCGCGTCTCGACGAGCGCCTGCATGAGGCGATGGACATTGCTCTTGCCCATGCTCAACTCGCGGCCGATCTGCGTGAGGCCGAGCGCGCGGTCGCTGCGCGACAGCAGTTCGAGCACCGCCAGCCCCTTGAGAAGGGTGTTGTTCATGTTCCGTATTCTAGAACTCTTGATGTGTCATTTGGAACTCTCTATCGTCGCCGCCATGAATCAAGAACAACGCAAGACCGCCGGCGGCGAAGCCGTCACGGCCCGGCAGCCGCTGGCCGGCATCCGGGTCGCGGAGTTCTGCTCCACGGCCGCCGGTCCCTTCTGCGCGATGCTGCTGTCCGACATGGGCGCCGAGGTCGTCAAGATCGAGCCGCCCGAAGGCGACGGCCTGCGCCAGTGGCCGCCAATCACCGACGGCTACAGCGAGAACTTCGCCTCGGTGAACCGCAACAAGAAATCCGTCGTGCTCAACCTCAAGGACCCGGCCTCAGCCGAGATCGCGCGCCGCCTGATCCTGGACTGCGATGTCGTGGTCGAGAACAACCGCCCCTGCGTCATGGACCGCCTGGGCCTCGGCTATGCGCAGCTGCGCGCCGAGCATCCCGACCTCGTCTACTGCTCGATCTCGGCCTTCGGCCAGAGCGGCCCGCGCGCCAGCGAAGGCGGCTTCGACCTCACCATCCAGGCCGCAGCCGGCGTGATGAGCGTCACCGGCGAAGAAGGCGGCGTGCCGGTGAAGTGCGGCGTGCCGGTGTCCGACTTCGCTTCCGGGCTCTATGGCGCCTATGCCGTGGCGGCGGCGCTGAGCGCGGTGCGCGCCGGCGCCGGCGGCGTTCACATCGACGTGCCCATGTTCGGCTGCACGCTGGCCATCGCCGCACTGCAGACCAGCGAGTACTTCGGCAGCGGACGCAGCCCGCGCCGCCTCGGCTCCGCGCACCCGCGCAACGCGCCCTACCGCGCGTTCGAGGCGTCGGACGGCTACTTCGCGATCGCGGCCGGCAACCACCCGCTCTGGCTGAAGGTGCTCGGCGTGGTCGACATGCCGCAGCTGGCCGCCGACCCGAGGTTCCTGAGCACGCTCGACCGCGCGACCCACCAGGCCGACCTGAAAGTGCTGCTGGAAGAGAAGTTCCGCACCGCGCCCGTCGCGCACTGGCTGCAAGTGTTCCGCGAGGCAGGCGTGCCGCACTCGGCCATCAACGACTATGCGTCCGCGCTCGCCGATGGCCAGGTCGACGCGATGGGCTGGGTGCACGCGCTCACGCTGCCCAACGGCGCGACCACGCGCACCTTCGGCTTCCCGCTGCGCCTCGACGGCCATGCGGCCGACATCCGCTCGGGCCCGCCCGCGCTGGGCGAGCACACGGAAGAAATCCGCGCACGCTACGGCGAGCGCGTGCCCGCGTGACGGCGCCGGCGCATGCCCGCCATGTCTGACCGCCTCGACCCCTTCGTGGCCGCCGTGACGGCCGCCGTGGAGCGCTGCGCCGACGAAGCGCAACTGCTCGATCGACTCGAACACGCGATGCGGCAACTCGTCGCGGCCGACGACTGGCTGCCCGCCGAACGCGCCCAGCCGCACCCGCAGCACTACCAGCAGTACCTGCTGCACTGCGACCCGCAGCAGCGCTTCTCGGTCGTGAGCTTCGTCTGGGGCCCGGGCCAGCAGACGCCGATCCACGACCACACCGTGTGGGGCGTGATCGGCATGCTGCGCGGCGCCGAGATCGGGCAGCACTACCGCCGCACGCCCCGGGGCATGCAGGCCGAAGGCACGCCCGAGCGGCTGAACCCCGGCGACGTCGCCGCCGTGTCGCCGCGCATCGGCGACATCCACCGCGTGAGCAATGCCTTCGACGACCGCGTGTCCGTCAGCATCCATGTCTACGGCACCGACATCGGCCGGCTGACCCGGCACGTCTTCGATCCGCAGACCGGCGCGGTGAAGGACTTCGTGTCCGGCTACGCCAACGCATGCAAGGCAGCGACATGAGCGCCGCGCCGGGCCGCCCCAAGCAAGCTCGCACCGCAGTGCGAAGCACGAAGGTTGCGTGATGACCGAGGCGCCCGTTCTCGTCGACGCCTCGGCGGCCGTCTGGCGCGTCACGCTCCATCGCCCGCAGCAGGGCAATGCCTGTTCGGCCGAACTCGTGCGCGCGCTCGACGATGCGGTGGCGCGCGCCGAGGCCGAGGGCGCCGAAGCCCTCGTGCTGCAGGGACAAGGCCGTCACTTCTGCACCGGCTTCGACCTTTCGAAGCTCGACGACGAGACCGACGACACGCTGCTCGCGCGCTTCGTGCGCATCGAGCTGCTGCTGCAGCGCATCGCCCACGCGCCCTTCCTCACCATCGCGCTCGCGCAGGGCCGCACCATGGGTGCCGGCGCCGACCTCTTCGCGGCCTGCGGGCTGCGGCTCGCGCAGGCCGATGCCGCCTTCGCCTTCCCGGGTGCCCGCGGCTTCGGCCTCGTGCTCGGCACGCGGCGCCTTGCCGCGCGCGTCGGCACCGAGACGGCGCTCGACTGGGTCGAGAGCGGCCGCAGCGTTGCGGCCGACGAGGCTTGCCGCCGAGGGCTCGTCACCTCGCTGGTCGATGGCCCGCATGCCATCGACGCGCACTCTCTCGCGCGCTGGCGCGAGGACGCGCAGCTGCGCGCCAGCCTGCGCCAGGCCGTGGACCCGCACCGCGCCGACGCCGCCGCGCGCGACCTCGACCTGCTCGTGCGCTCCGCCGCGCGGCCGGGCCTGCGCGAGCGCGTGGCCGCGTACGTCGCGCGCGTGGCCGCGGCGCGCCGCAGCAGCCCTCCCGGTCCGGTGCGTGACGCGTGAGCGCGCCGGCTTCTTCTCATCTCCTTCACCTCACTGACCGACGAAAGAAAGACCAAGACCATGTTCATGAACTGGACCGACCTGCTGGGCACCCTCAAGCGTTCCTACACCCGCCTCGGCAACACCAACCCGAAGATGCTGGAGGCCTACCGCGCCGTGGCCGCGGCCCAGGGCTCCAACGGCGCGCTCGACGCCAAGACCCGCGAATTGATCGCCATGGCCGTGGCCGTGACGACGCGCTGCGACGGGTGCATCTCGTCGCATGCGGCTGCGGCTGCGAAGGCCGGGGCGACCGAGGCTGAGATGAGTGATGCGTTGGGCGTGGCGATTGCGCTGAATGCGGGGGCTGCGTATGTGTATTCGCTGCGCGCGATGGAGGCCTTCGGGGAACTGAAGGGCAACAACAGCTGAGTTGCAGTTCATCGAGACCCTCGGCCGTCGGGGTCAGGCATGCTTCGCCAGCGGATACAGCAGCAAGCCGAGCAATGCCGCCGCGACGACGACCAGCGGCTCGGGAATCTTCTTGAAGCGCCACAGCAGCGCAGCGGTGCCGATGGCCAGCGCGGCTGTCGCCAGATCGATGATCGATCGCTGCGCGATGACGAGCACTGCGCCGCTCAGCGCACCTATTGCCGCGGCCGTGACACCATCGACGAACGCGACGATGCCGGGGTGCTTGCCATGCTTCTTGAAGTACGGCGCGGGCGCGACGGTCAGCAGATAGCACGGCACGAAGGTGGCCAGCGCCGCGACGAGCGCACCCCAGAACCCGGCAATCAGGTAGCCGATGAAGCCTGTTGTGATGACGACCGGACCCGGCGTGATCATCGCGACCGCCACGGCATCGACGAACTGGCGCTCGTTGAGCCAATGGTGTTCGGTGACGACGCCGCCGTACAGGAACGGGACGATCGCAAGCCCGCTTCCGAAGACGAAGCTGCCGGCGTACGCGAAGAACGCGCCGATCTGCCCGAGCAGATGCCAGTCCGTGGTCCCCGCGGCGAGCATCGCAGCCGTCGGCGCTACAGCTGCGATGCTGCCGAGATGCCCACCGAACCAGCGCTTCGGCGGCGCGCGCACCAGCCACACCAGCACGCCGGCGCCGAGGAAGAGCCAGACACTCTCGGACTGGGTCAGCACCGTGAGCACGGCACTGAGCAGGAAGATCGCCCAGAGCAGCTTGTCGCGGCCGATGCTTCGGGTCGTCAACTTCCACGCGCTCATCGCGATGATGCCGATCACGCAAGCACCGACGCCGTAGAAGACGGCCTGCATCCAGGGCAGGCCACCGTAGGCCACATAGGCGGCGCCGATGGCGACCACCATCAGGAATGAGGGCAAGACGAAGGCGATCCCTGCCAGCGTGGCACCCGCCAGCCGGTAATGCACATAGCCCAGGTAGATCGCCAGTTGGGCCGCGAGCGGTCCCGGCATCAGCTGCGCGAGCGTGATGCCTTCCTTGTAGTCGGAGTCGGAGATCCAGCCCCGGCGCTCGACCAGGTCCCGGTACATGCTGCCCACGAGCGCCACCGGTCCGCCGAAGCCCCATGTACCGAGACCCAGCATGTAGCGCACCAGTTGCCACCGCGAATAGCCCGGAGAATTCGTGGGCGCCACGTTGGTCGTCGCATCGGTCATGGGACGTCGCCTGCAGGTTTGCCGCGCATGAAGTGCATATAGAGCGAGTCCAGCAGTCCGCTGATCTCGGTCAACAGCGCGTCGTCGTCGGACAGACGTTCGCGCGCGCCGGCGAGCATGGCTTCGAAGCCGCTCGCCTCGGCCACCGGCTCGCCGCCCACATCGAGCGAGTGAACCATCGCGCCCAACCGGACCAGCGCCGGATCGTCCTCCAGGCCGAAGCTGGCCATCAGGTTCTCGAAGGTCACTCGATCGCCGATGTGCGTGAAGGTCGCCCCGTCGAAGTCGAAGCCCAGTGCGCTCTTCGGGCAGTCCGCCGGCTTCGCGAGCCACCGGAACCGTGCGTCGTGGTCGATGAAGCGCCGGATCAGCCAGGCGCTGGCCACCCTGTCTACCCACAGCTTGCGCCGCGTGGCCCAAAGGCGCCCCTGGTACCGGGCCGGATCGAGCCGGGCAATGCGGCCCTCGGTCTCGTGCGGCTCATCGGGCGACAGTACCGCTTCGACGCACTTGTCGAAGTCCGTCCAGGCCGCCTCGGCTTCCAGCCTGGCTTCGCCGGGGAAGAAGTCGATCGCGCGCAGCGCGTCGAACTCGCGCTGAAGCTTGCGTTGGAGCCGGGCCAGTTCGGGCATCGCCATGGAAGCGATCCCGGCGTTGGCCTCTTT from Variovorax sp. PBL-E5 includes the following:
- a CDS encoding cysteine dioxygenase, with amino-acid sequence MSDRLDPFVAAVTAAVERCADEAQLLDRLEHAMRQLVAADDWLPAERAQPHPQHYQQYLLHCDPQQRFSVVSFVWGPGQQTPIHDHTVWGVIGMLRGAEIGQHYRRTPRGMQAEGTPERLNPGDVAAVSPRIGDIHRVSNAFDDRVSVSIHVYGTDIGRLTRHVFDPQTGAVKDFVSGYANACKAAT
- a CDS encoding enoyl-CoA hydratase/isomerase family protein; the encoded protein is MTEAPVLVDASAAVWRVTLHRPQQGNACSAELVRALDDAVARAEAEGAEALVLQGQGRHFCTGFDLSKLDDETDDTLLARFVRIELLLQRIAHAPFLTIALAQGRTMGAGADLFAACGLRLAQADAAFAFPGARGFGLVLGTRRLAARVGTETALDWVESGRSVAADEACRRGLVTSLVDGPHAIDAHSLARWREDAQLRASLRQAVDPHRADAAARDLDLLVRSAARPGLRERVAAYVARVAAARRSSPPGPVRDA
- a CDS encoding chromate transporter; amino-acid sequence: MTDATTNVAPTNSPGYSRWQLVRYMLGLGTWGFGGPVALVGSMYRDLVERRGWISDSDYKEGITLAQLMPGPLAAQLAIYLGYVHYRLAGATLAGIAFVLPSFLMVVAIGAAYVAYGGLPWMQAVFYGVGACVIGIIAMSAWKLTTRSIGRDKLLWAIFLLSAVLTVLTQSESVWLFLGAGVLVWLVRAPPKRWFGGHLGSIAAVAPTAAMLAAGTTDWHLLGQIGAFFAYAGSFVFGSGLAIVPFLYGGVVTEHHWLNERQFVDAVAVAMITPGPVVITTGFIGYLIAGFWGALVAALATFVPCYLLTVAPAPYFKKHGKHPGIVAFVDGVTAAAIGALSGAVLVIAQRSIIDLATAALAIGTAALLWRFKKIPEPLVVVAAALLGLLLYPLAKHA
- a CDS encoding carboxymuconolactone decarboxylase family protein, whose product is MFMNWTDLLGTLKRSYTRLGNTNPKMLEAYRAVAAAQGSNGALDAKTRELIAMAVAVTTRCDGCISSHAAAAAKAGATEAEMSDALGVAIALNAGAAYVYSLRAMEAFGELKGNNS
- a CDS encoding chromate resistance protein ChrB domain-containing protein, encoding MATSNASWLLLVVSLPTSSATGRMRIWRALKALGCMALRDGAYLLPAQGEHAARLKELADACAREGGSAWLLNASPHSADEADAYRQLFDRSADYAELRKSWKEANAGIASMAMPELARLQRKLQREFDALRAIDFFPGEARLEAEAAWTDFDKCVEAVLSPDEPHETEGRIARLDPARYQGRLWATRRKLWVDRVASAWLIRRFIDHDARFRWLAKPADCPKSALGFDFDGATFTHIGDRVTFENLMASFGLEDDPALVRLGAMVHSLDVGGEPVAEASGFEAMLAGARERLSDDDALLTEISGLLDSLYMHFMRGKPAGDVP
- a CDS encoding CaiB/BaiF CoA transferase family protein, which codes for MNQEQRKTAGGEAVTARQPLAGIRVAEFCSTAAGPFCAMLLSDMGAEVVKIEPPEGDGLRQWPPITDGYSENFASVNRNKKSVVLNLKDPASAEIARRLILDCDVVVENNRPCVMDRLGLGYAQLRAEHPDLVYCSISAFGQSGPRASEGGFDLTIQAAAGVMSVTGEEGGVPVKCGVPVSDFASGLYGAYAVAAALSAVRAGAGGVHIDVPMFGCTLAIAALQTSEYFGSGRSPRRLGSAHPRNAPYRAFEASDGYFAIAAGNHPLWLKVLGVVDMPQLAADPRFLSTLDRATHQADLKVLLEEKFRTAPVAHWLQVFREAGVPHSAINDYASALADGQVDAMGWVHALTLPNGATTRTFGFPLRLDGHAADIRSGPPALGEHTEEIRARYGERVPA